In the Desulfuromonas sp. DDH964 genome, GACAACTTCTGGCGAATTCGTCTTTATTGCCCTTCTTGGCGGCACCGCGCACGTGGCGGCACCGTTGATAGGGGCATTCATTTTTGAAATCATCCGTACCTTTGCTTTCGATCTTGCCCCCTATAGTTGGCAGATGATCCTTGGCGGGGTGTTGCTGATGATTATTTTCTTTCTGCCGAAGGGGCTCTGGTCGCTGCTGCCGGCACAAAAGTCGGGTAACCAATCATGACGGCGATTCTGGAAACCAGGGGATTGACAAAAAGCTTTGGTGCGGTGACCGCTGCCGCAAACATCAATGTGGTCATTCATGAGAGCGAAGTAGTAGGCGTCATTGGTTCGAACGGTGCGGGCAAGACGACTTTTATCAATATGGTGACTGGCTATCTGAAGCCGAGCGAAGGGGAGATTCTCTTTCGGGGTAAACGCATCAACGGCTGCTCCCCCAGGCAGGTGACGCGGACCGGGATCTGCCGGTCCTTTCAGGTTGCCCAGCTCTTCCCGGAGCTGACTGTGCTGGAAAATATGCTGATTGCCTGCCGGATGCTTTCTGGGAAACGGCTCGGCGGTTTTGCGCCGCTGAAAACGGAGGCCTCCCTGCAGTCCGCCCGGGCGGCCCTTGTCGATTATGGTATCGAGGAATACGCCGAGGCGGTTGTTGCAACCCTCCCCCAAGGGGTCCGGAAACTTCTCGATATCGCCATGGCGATGGTCGGTCGGCCGGCGCTGCTGCTGCTGGACGAACCGACCAGCGGGGTCGCCATTGATGAAAAATTCGGGCTCATGGACACCGTCATGAACGCCGTCGGCCGTTCCGGAGCGGCCAGCCTTTTTGTCGAGCATGATATGGAAATCATCAGCCGCTATGCGACCCGGGTGATTGCCTTTTATGACGGTCATGTGATTGCCGATGCGCCTACCGCTGAGGCGTTGGAGCATCCCGATGTCCGGGAATACATCATCGGTGCCGAACTTCATCGACAACCGGCGGAGAACCACCATCATGCTTAAAATCGACAAACTTAATGTCAATATCCAGAAAACCCCGATCCTTCGAGATGTGACCCTTCACCTCGGCGAGGGGAAACTGGCCGGGCTGATTGGTCGCAATGGGGCCGGCAAGACCACCCTGTTGCGCACCGCCATGGGACTGATGTCACCAGTCTCTGGTTCGATCTTCTGCGGTGGGCAAGACATGGCAAAAGTGCCGGCATACGTTCGGGTGAAAATGCACGTCGGGTACATGCCGGAAGACAGGCGGCTGATCCCGGAGTTGAGCGTTCAGGAGAACATTCTGGTTCCTGCCTGGTCAGGACGTTTGCCCGACAGCGCTGCACGACTCTCCTGGATTTACGAACTGATGCCCGAGGTCGCGGGATTCCGTTCCCGCAGGGCACTGCAATTGAGTGGCGGTCAGCAGAAACTGGTCGCCCTGGCCCGGGCGCTGATGTGTGGCACCCGACTGCTGCTCCTTGACGAGCCCTTTGAGGGGGTCGCTCCGGCCCTCTCGCGGCGCCTGGCTGAGGTTCTTCATACTCTCAAGACGGAAGGGTTGTCGGTTCTGCTGTCCGAGTCGGATTATTCGCACTCTGCCGGCCTGATCGACAAGCTCTATGTCATTGAACGGGGCCAGGTTGTCGAAAAAAAACTTTCCTGAATTTCTGCTGGCTGTCGGTTCGCGACTGCGACTGATCTGGAGATGACGCCATGAACAATTTCATTTTTCAAACTACCGCCACCATCATCAATGAGCCCGGGGTCACTTCCCGATTGGGGGAAATTGCCGCCAGCCTTGGCATGCACCGGGTACTGCTGGTCAGCGATCCCGGAATTGCCAAAATTGGGCTGCTGGAACTGGCGGAATCCGGGTTGCGCACCGGCGGTATGGAGGTAAGCGTGTTTGCCGAAGTACTGGCCGACCCCCCGGTCGATAACATCATGGCCGCCTTGAACCAGGCCAGGGAATTTAATGCCGACGGTGTAATCGGGTTCGGCGGCGGCAGCTCGATGGATGTCGCGAAGCTGATTGCTTTTTTGAGCAACTCGGAACAGGGTCTGGCCGAGATTTACGGGGTCGGAATCGCCCGGGGGAAACGGTTGCCACTGATCCTGGTGACAACGACCGCGGGGACTGGTTCGGAAGTGACGCCGATTGCCATTGTCACGACTGGAGAGAACGAAAAAAAAGGGGTGGTCTCTCCGCTTCTGCTCCCCGATATTGCCATCCTTGACGCTGAGCTGACCGTCGGACTTCCACCACGGGTCACTGCCATGACCGGAATCGATGCCATGGTACATGCCATCGAGGCCTATACGACCAGGGTTAAGAAGAACCCGATCTCGGATACCTTGGCGCGGCAGGGGCTCAAGCTGCTCTTCGAAAACATCCGGGCGGCAATCGCCAATGGGCATGACCTTGAGGCGCGCTCCAAGATGCTGGTCGGCGCCCTGCTTGCCGGGCAGGCCTTTGCCAATGCTCCGGTCGGCGCGGTTCACGCCCTTGCCTACCCGATTGGCGGGCAGTATCATGTCGCGCATGGGTTAAGCAATTCCCTGGTTCTGCCGCACGTGATGCGGTTTAACCTGCCGGTCGCCAGCAGGGAGTACGCGGAGCTGGCCCGGGAGCTGTTCAGTGATCTCGGCACCACCAGCGATCTGGCCGCAGGTGCCAGATTAATTGGTGCACTGGAGCAGTTGATGGTCGACGTCCAGTTGGAAACCCGGTTGAATCAGGTGGGAATTGGCAAAGAAGCACTGCCAGTGCTGGCCGAGGCCGCCATGCTGCAGACTCGACTTCTGGTCAATAACCCGCGAGACGTTGGATACGAGGATGCCCTGCAGATTTACCGGGATGCCTGGTAAGGAAGCGACCACTGGTCCGCAGTGGCAGGACGCTGGTACTCAGAATCTCTCACAAGGATGCGGTATGACATCGATTACGCTCAAAGAACAGGGGTTGTTCCGTCAGCAATGCTATATCGACGGCGAGTGGTTGGATGCAGACAATGGTGTCACGCTGGAGGTGACCAACCCGGCGACCAATGCCATTCTCGGCACCATCCCGAAAATGGGCGCCACCGAGACGCGGCGTGCTATTGAGGCGGCCCACCGTGCTCTCCCCGCTTGGCGGGCCAAGACCGCCCAGGAACGATCGAATATCCTGCGCAAATGGTATGAGTTGTTATTGCAGCACCAGGACGACCTGGCAGTGCTGATGACCGCCGAGCAGGGGAAGCCGCTGGCCGAATCAAGGGGCGAGATTGCTTACGCGGCCTCCTTTATCGAGTGGTTCGCCGAAGAAGGGAAGCGTGTCTACGGCGATGTCATCCCGCCGCACCAGGCCGACAAACGGATTGTAGTGCTGAAAGAACCGATCGGTGTCTGCGCCGCCATAACCCCCTGGAACTTTCCCTCGGCGATGATTACCCGCAAGGCTGGCCCGGCCCTGGCTGCCGGCTGTACCATGGTGGTCAAACCTGCTACCGCCACCCCCTACTCAGCGTTGGCCCTGGCTGAACTCGCCCGGCAGGCCGGTGTCCCGCGGGGGGTCTTCAGCGTGGTCACTGGCTCCTCGGCCGAAATCGGCGGCGAACTGACCGCCAATCCAATAGTGCGCAAGCTGACCTTCACCGGTTCCACCGAGGTTGGCAAACAGCTGATTGCGGCCTGCGCCGGTACGGTAAAGAAGGTCTCCATGGAACTGGGGGGCAACGCCCCCTTTATCGTCTTTGACGATGCCGATCTTGATGCCGCGGTGGAAGGTGCAATGGTGTCAAAATACCGCAACACAGGACAGACCTGCGTCTGCACCAACCGCTTCCTGGTTCAGGAGGGGGTCTACGACGCCTTTGCCGAAAAATTGGCGGCGGCGGTGCGGAGGATGACGGTTGGGGACGGGCTCAAAGGGGAAACCCAGCAGGGACCGCTGATCGATATGGGGGCACTGGAGACGGTAGAGAAGCACGTCGCTGATGCCGTCGCCAAGGGTGCCCGGGTGGTGACCGGCGGCAAGCGCCATGCCCTGGGTGGTAGTTTCTACGAGCCGACCGTGCTCGCCGAAGCCACCCCGGGGATGTTGATCGCCAAAGAGGAGACCTTCGGGCCGGTGGCGCCACTCTTTCGTTTTCAGACCGAAGAGGAAGCGATCCATATGGCGAATGACACCGAGTTTGGTCTTGCTTCGTATTTCTACAGCCGGGATATCGGGCGCATCTGGCGCGTTGCCGAAGCAGTTGAATACGGCATCGTCGGTGTCAACACCGGACTCATCTCTACCACCGTCGCTCCCTTTGGCGGGGTAAAGGAGTCGGGGACTGGCCGTGAGGGGTCAAAATATGGCATTGAGGATTTCCTCGAGATCAAGTACCTGTGCATGGGTGGAATCGGCAAGGTGAATTAGACGTAAGGCTTCTCTCTGCTAAAAGTGCTGGCCGGGGGATTTCCTTTGCTGCCGGCCAGGGCTCGCACTTTTGGCAAATTAACTCTAACCGGTCTGCCAAGAAGGTTGACTGCTATTCAGAATTGGCACATTAACCACGAAAAGTGGAGGACTTGCCGATGCCCTTCGTAAATATCAAAATCACCCAGGATGGTGCGACGGCTGAGCAGAAGGCCGAATTGATCCAAGGGGTTACGAAGCTCCTAGTCGATATTCTCGGAAAAAATCCTGCAACCACTGTCGTCGTTATCGAAGAGATTGCGACCGACAACTGGGGAATCGCCGGGGAGACTGTTACCGCAAGACGCTTGAAATGCCCCTAGTTCGCTTGGGCATACCCCCCCCCGGAGGACTCCAGCATGACCACAAAAAGCCCACAGCGCTCCGAATACAAAGCGTTTTTTCCCATTGCCACGCGCTGGATGGATAATGACCTGTTCGGGCATGTCAACAATGTCGTCTATTATTCGTACTTCGATACTGTGGTGAACCGATACCTGATTGAAAACGCAGGGTTCGATATTCACTCGGCCCAGGTCGTCGGTTATGTCGTCAATTCCGGGTGCAATTACCTTTCACCAGTGGGATACCCGGACGCTCTGGTTGCCGGGCTTCGTGTTGACCGGCTAGGAAACAGCTCGGTTCATTACGGGCTTGCCATATTTCGAGAGGATGAGGTGGCAGCCTCAGCCTATGGTCATTTTGTTCATGTCTTTGTCGATAGGCAAGTGAACCGTCCGGTTCCGTTGCCACCTGCCATCAGAGCAGCCCTCGAAAAAATTTCTATATGAGCGTTTGCACGGGGGGGCTGGTGGGAGATCTCTCCCACCGGCCGGCCTCGCCTCTCCCTCACAGCTTTGGTTTTCCCTTTTCGTTTCCCTCCATCCGTTCCACTCCCTGAATCTCACAGTATCTCCAAGGATGGTATTGTTGTGGCGGAGGTTCGCCATTTTCTCTCTTGTCGGGGTGAAGCGAGGCCCTGTATACTTCGATTTCTGCCGGTTTTCCGCCGGGGAAAAGTTTCTTGGAGCTTTTATGGAAAAAATTCTGATTGTCGACGACGAAGCCTTTATCCGCGAAAACCTGGAGCGGATCCTCGCCGAGGACGGCTACCGCCCGATCTCCACCGAGAGTGGCGAAGAGGCCCTGAAGCAGGTCGGCGAGGAGGAGATCGACCTGGTCCTGCTCGACCTCAACCTCGGCAGCAAGAGCGGGCTCGACGTCCTCAAGGCGCTGCGGGAGGTCGACCCGGAGGTGCTGGTGATCATCATCACCGGGTACGGCACCGTGGAGAGCGCCGTCGAGGCGCTGAAAATGGGGGCCTACGATTACATCAAGAAGCCCTTTAAGGCCGACGCCATCCGCCTCATCGTGCGTCTGGCGCTGGAGACCCAGAACCTGCGCCGCGAGGTGCGCCACTTAAAGCGGGGCGGACAGGAGAAAGGGCTCCCCGGGGCCGACATGGTCGGCGCCAGCGAGGCGCTGCTGCAGGTCTACCGCCAGGTGCGCGAGGTGGCCAAGCACGAGACGGCGACCGTCCTGATCAGCGGTGAGTCGGGGACCGGCAAGGAGCTCGTCGCCCGCGGCATCCACAACCTTTCGCCGCGCAAGGACCGCCCCTTCATCGAGATCAACTGTGGTTCGCTCCCTTTCAACCTGCTCGAGACCGAGCTCTTCGGCCACGAACGGGGGGCCTTTACCGACGCCAAGAGTCGCAAGCTCGGGCTTTTTGAAGAGGCGAACGGTGGGACCATCTTCCTCGACGAGATCGGCGAGATGGACATGAACCTGCAGGTCAAGCTGCTGCGGGTACTCGAGGATCGCAAGATCCGGCGCCTGGGCGGGGCGCGCAGTATCGATATCGACGTGCGGGTGGTCGCCGCCACCAACCGCAACCTGAAGAGAGCGATCGAGGAGAAGACCTTCCGCGAAGACCTCTACTACCGCCTCAATGTCTTCCCAATCCATGTCCCGCCGCTGCGGGAGCGGCGCGACGACATCCCGCCACTCCTCGACTATTTCCTCAAGCGTTTCAGCCGCGACTTCAACAAGCGCATCCGCGAGGTCTCCCGCGACGCCCTCGACCTGCTGCTGCGCTACCACTGGCCCGGCAACGTGCGCGAGTTGCGCAACGTGGTGGAGCGCATCTGCATCATGACCAACGAGGAGGTGATCCGCCCCGAGCTTCTGCCGGGGGAGATCTTCGGCAGCACCCCACAGAAAAGCTCGCCCTTTGCCTACGAGATTCCGCCGGAAGGGATTCTCCTCGAGGAGATGATCGGCGAGATCGAAAAGGAGCTGATCGGCAAGGCGCTGAAGATCACCGGCGGCAATATCGCCAAGACCGCACGCCTGCTCAACGTGCCCCGCGGGACGCTACGCTACAAGGTGGAAAAGTACGGCCTGGAGGGGAATAATTAGCATTCAACCCCTTCGTTGCTACACCGGTGGCGGTCCATTCCTGGCGGGGTGGGCCGCCATCGGTGTTTGCGGTAAAAGCATGATCCTCCGCCGGAATCGGCCGAAATTGGCCAGTCGACCCTCGGGCTGAGTGCATTCAAAGGGATGGATCGTGACCGAATTGGTCGATAACGGGATTTTGAATTTCCCGGATAACCGTTCGATAATGCGCCGCTGTCTGTCGCACTCGGATCACGGCGGATAATTTTCGTTGGCGGTTGGCACCGCCGTTGCTATTTCCGGAATGCGGTTTTAAAACTCTCCGACGGGTCTTCCCGCCGGGCAACCGGGAGGAGTGCAACGACGATGTTGATGACGATGTGGAACCGTCTCTGGTACTGGCACGACGAAACCAGGGGGCTGCTCCTCTTCAGCCCCCTGGCCCTGCTGAAGGGGATCGGGCGCAGGAATCTCCAGTTCAAGTCCCGGCAGGAAGGGCACGAAGAGGAGATCGACCTGGCCGACGAAATGGACGAAGCACCGGCGGAGCACATCCAGCGGATCAGTACCGGTCCCGGCGGGGTCCAGGAGGAAGAGCCGCGCGCCTACACCGGCCGCCAGAAAATCGGCCTCTGGCTTGGTCCGCTCCTCTTCCTGGCCATGCTGCTGCTGCCGACCCCGGCCGGAATGACTGTCGAGGGGCAACGCATGGCAGCGGTCGCCCTGCTGATGGCGACCTGGTGGATGTGCGAGTCGATGCCGATTCCGGCGACCAGCCTGCTGCCGATCGCGCTCTTCCCGCTGCTCGGCATCACCAGCACCCAGCAGGCGACCGCCCCCTACGCCAATCACCTGATCTTCCTCTTCATGGGCGGCTTCATTATTGCCCTGGCGATGCAGCGCTGGGAACTGCACCGGCGCATCGCCATGAATATCGTCAAGGTAGTCGGCTTTTCGCCGGGGCGGCTGATCTTCGGCTTCATGGCGGCGACCGCGGTCCTCTCCGCCTTCGTCTCCAACACCGCCACCGCGGTGATGATGATGCCGATCGGCCTGGCGATCATCAACCATGTCATCGAGGAGGGGAAGAAGGAAGGGCTCGACCGCGAGATCGATTTTTCGCCCGAGAAGTTCGCTTTTGGCCTCAACCTGATGCTCGGCATTGCCTACGCCGCCTCCATCGGCGGCGTCGCGACCCTGATCGGCACTCCCCCCAACACCGTTCTCGCCGGTTACCTGCAGAAGACCTACGGCTACGAGATCACCTTCGCCCGCTGGCTGCTGGTCGGTGTCCCGCTGGTGCTGATTCTCCTCCCGCTCTGCTGGTTGTGGCTGACCCGGGTCGCCAACCCGATGAAGCTGAAGAAGGTTCCCGGCGGCCGCGAGCTGATTGCTGCCGAGCTCAAGGCGATGGGAAGGATGGGCCCGGGTGAGCGCTGGACCGCCCTAATTTTTGGTCTGACCGCGCTGGCCTGGATTTTCCGCGGTCAGCTCAGCTTCCTCTTCCCCAATCCGAAGCTCGTTACCGACGCCGCCATTGGCATGACTGGTGCCCTGCTCCTCTTTTTGATCCCGGTGAACCTGAAAAAGAACCAGTTCGTCATGGACTGGCACTGGGCGGCAAAAATGCCCTGGGGGGTACTGATCCTCTTCGGGGGCGGCCTGGCGCTGGCCGGCGGCTTCAAGGAGACCCGGCTGGCGGAATGGATCGGCGGCCAGGTCAGCCTGTTGGAACATGCGCCGGTGCTGGTGCTGGTGATCGCGGTGACCACCCTGATCATCTTTCTCACCGAGCTGACCTCCAACACCGCCACCGCGGCGATGGTGATGCCGATCCTCTCGGCGGTCGCCATCGGCCTCGGCCAGAACCCGCTGCTGCTGGTCGTCCCGGCGGCGATTGCCGCCTCCTGCGCCTTCATGCTGCCGGTGGCGACGCCCCCCAACGCCATCGTCTTCGGCTCCGGCTACGTCACCATCCCGCAGATGGTCAAGAGCGGTTTCGGCCTGAATATCATCGGCGTCATCCTCACCGTGGCCCTGACCTATGCCCTGGTGATCCCGGTTTTTGACGTCGTCCTCGACTTACTGCCGGCCTGGGCGACCCTTCCCCGCTAGCCGGCGCCCGATTCCTCCTAGCGCCTGCTTCCCCGGCAGGCTTTTCGCCCCGTTCCGGCCTCCCCGGGAACGGGGCATTTTTTTCGTGGTTTTTTACCGGGAATCATTCTTCGCTGCCATCCTGTCCGCCGGTTACTGTCAACGTTGCCTTTTGCCGGCGGGAGGTGGTAAAAGAGGTGACCTGGAGGTGCCATGGAACGAGCAATGCAACGGCAGCGGATCACCATCGAGGGGATCGTCCAGGGGGTGGGGTTCCGCCCCTTTGTCTTTCAGATCGCCCGCAAGTGGGGGATCAGCGGCTGGGTCCGCAATGACAGCCGCGGCGTGACGGTAGAGGCGGAAGGCCCCCTGCCCAAGCTCGCCGGGTTTCTCTGGAGCCTGCGTTCGGATATTCCTCCTCTTGCCGCGATCAGCCGCTTCGAACTGGCGGAGATTCCCGCCACCGGGGAGCGCGGTTTCGCCATTCTCGCCAGCGCCGCTGGTGCCGACCTGGGGGCCCAGATTGCGCCGGACAGTACGGTCTGTCCCGACTGCCTCGCCGAGCTGCTCGACCCCGCCGACCGCCGCTACCGCTATCCCTTTATCAACTGCACCAACTGCGGACCGCGCTACAGCATCGTCACCGGCGTCCCCTACGATCGTCCCCGCACTACCATGGCCGCCTTCACCATGTGTCGCGACTGCCGCGCTGAGTACGACGATCCGGCCTCGCGGCGCTTCCACGCCCAGCCCAACGCCTGCCCGGAGTGCGGCCCCCGGCTGCAACTGCTCGATACTTCCGGGAACCGGCTGACGGGCGACCCGCTGGCGATGACGGTGGAGCTGCTGCGTGCCGGGCGGATCGTCGCTATCAAGGGGCTCGGCGGCTACCATCTCGCCGTCGATGCCGGTAACGACGGGGCGGTGGCCGCACTGCGCCGCCGCAAGGCGCGGGACGAAAAGCCCTTCGCCCTGATGTCGGCCAGCAGCAGCGCGGTGCTGGATTATGCCGAAGCGGACGATGCCGAGCTGCGGCTCCTCGCTGGACCGGAGCGGCCGATCGTCCTGCTGCGCCAGAAGCCGGGGCATGATATTGCCCCGCAGGTGGCGCCGCACAACCGCTACTTCGGGGTCATGCTCGCCTACACCCCGCTCCACCACCTGCTCCTCGCATCCTTCCCGGCGCTGGTGATGACGAGCGCCAACCGCAGCGACGAGCCGATCGTCTATCGTGACGGTGAAGCTGGCGAACGGCTCGAAACGATCGCCGATGCCATCCTCGGCCACGATCGGGAGATCGAGACCCGCTGCGATGATTCGATCGCCCGCATCATGGCCGGGCAGGCGGTGCTGCTGCGCCGCTCCCGGGGCTACGTGCCGCGCAGCATCTTTCTCCCACGGTCGCAGCCCCCTCTGCTCGCTCTCGGCGCCGAGCTGAAGAGTACGATCTGTCTCACCCAGGAGGATCGCGCCTTTCTCAGCCAGCATATCGGTGACCTGCAGCATGAGGAGGTGCAGGATTCCTTTGCCGCCACCATCGATCACCTGCAGCAGATGCTCGGGGTCACGCCGCAGCTCGTCGCCCACGACCTCCACCCGGACTACTGGTCGACGCGCTTCGCCGAGGCGCAACCGCTGCCGCGGCTGGCGGTGCAGCACCATCATGCCCATCTCGTCAGCTGCCTGGCCGAACATGGGGTCGAAGAGGAGACGATCGGGGTGATCTTTGACGGCATCGGTTACGGCAGCGATGGCCGTATCTGGGGCGGGGAGTTTCTGGTTGGCAATGCGGAGGGATTCCGCCGCGTCGGGCACTTTCGCGAGCTGGCGATGCCCGGCGGCGATGCGGCCACCCGCGAGCCGCTGCGGATGGCTCTCAGCCTCCTCTATCAGGCCTACGGCCGAGAACTGCCGGACCTGCCGCTGCTGAAGCGGATTCCTGCGGCTGAGTTACCCCTGTATCTGCAGATGATCGAGCAGGGACTCAACGCGCCGCTGACCTCGAGCTGCGGCCGCCTCTTCGATGGCGTCGCGGCGCTCGCCGGGATTCGCGACCGGGTCAGCTACGAGGGGCAGGCGGCGCTGGAACTGGAGATGGCTGCCGTTCCCGGCGCGGTCGAGGGGTATCCCTATGACGTGCGGGAAGAGGAGGGGAGGCTGATCTTCGATCCGGCTGCTCTGACCCGGGGGATCGTCGCCGATCTGCAGGCCGGGGTCGC is a window encoding:
- a CDS encoding ABC transporter ATP-binding protein — translated: MTAILETRGLTKSFGAVTAAANINVVIHESEVVGVIGSNGAGKTTFINMVTGYLKPSEGEILFRGKRINGCSPRQVTRTGICRSFQVAQLFPELTVLENMLIACRMLSGKRLGGFAPLKTEASLQSARAALVDYGIEEYAEAVVATLPQGVRKLLDIAMAMVGRPALLLLDEPTSGVAIDEKFGLMDTVMNAVGRSGAASLFVEHDMEIISRYATRVIAFYDGHVIADAPTAEALEHPDVREYIIGAELHRQPAENHHHA
- a CDS encoding ABC transporter ATP-binding protein, which encodes MLKIDKLNVNIQKTPILRDVTLHLGEGKLAGLIGRNGAGKTTLLRTAMGLMSPVSGSIFCGGQDMAKVPAYVRVKMHVGYMPEDRRLIPELSVQENILVPAWSGRLPDSAARLSWIYELMPEVAGFRSRRALQLSGGQQKLVALARALMCGTRLLLLDEPFEGVAPALSRRLAEVLHTLKTEGLSVLLSESDYSHSAGLIDKLYVIERGQVVEKKLS
- a CDS encoding iron-containing alcohol dehydrogenase is translated as MNNFIFQTTATIINEPGVTSRLGEIAASLGMHRVLLVSDPGIAKIGLLELAESGLRTGGMEVSVFAEVLADPPVDNIMAALNQAREFNADGVIGFGGGSSMDVAKLIAFLSNSEQGLAEIYGVGIARGKRLPLILVTTTAGTGSEVTPIAIVTTGENEKKGVVSPLLLPDIAILDAELTVGLPPRVTAMTGIDAMVHAIEAYTTRVKKNPISDTLARQGLKLLFENIRAAIANGHDLEARSKMLVGALLAGQAFANAPVGAVHALAYPIGGQYHVAHGLSNSLVLPHVMRFNLPVASREYAELARELFSDLGTTSDLAAGARLIGALEQLMVDVQLETRLNQVGIGKEALPVLAEAAMLQTRLLVNNPRDVGYEDALQIYRDAW
- the gabD gene encoding NADP-dependent succinate-semialdehyde dehydrogenase, which gives rise to MTSITLKEQGLFRQQCYIDGEWLDADNGVTLEVTNPATNAILGTIPKMGATETRRAIEAAHRALPAWRAKTAQERSNILRKWYELLLQHQDDLAVLMTAEQGKPLAESRGEIAYAASFIEWFAEEGKRVYGDVIPPHQADKRIVVLKEPIGVCAAITPWNFPSAMITRKAGPALAAGCTMVVKPATATPYSALALAELARQAGVPRGVFSVVTGSSAEIGGELTANPIVRKLTFTGSTEVGKQLIAACAGTVKKVSMELGGNAPFIVFDDADLDAAVEGAMVSKYRNTGQTCVCTNRFLVQEGVYDAFAEKLAAAVRRMTVGDGLKGETQQGPLIDMGALETVEKHVADAVAKGARVVTGGKRHALGGSFYEPTVLAEATPGMLIAKEETFGPVAPLFRFQTEEEAIHMANDTEFGLASYFYSRDIGRIWRVAEAVEYGIVGVNTGLISTTVAPFGGVKESGTGREGSKYGIEDFLEIKYLCMGGIGKVN
- a CDS encoding 2-hydroxymuconate tautomerase family protein — protein: MPFVNIKITQDGATAEQKAELIQGVTKLLVDILGKNPATTVVVIEEIATDNWGIAGETVTARRLKCP
- a CDS encoding acyl-CoA thioesterase, which translates into the protein MTTKSPQRSEYKAFFPIATRWMDNDLFGHVNNVVYYSYFDTVVNRYLIENAGFDIHSAQVVGYVVNSGCNYLSPVGYPDALVAGLRVDRLGNSSVHYGLAIFREDEVAASAYGHFVHVFVDRQVNRPVPLPPAIRAALEKISI
- a CDS encoding sigma-54-dependent transcriptional regulator — protein: MEKILIVDDEAFIRENLERILAEDGYRPISTESGEEALKQVGEEEIDLVLLDLNLGSKSGLDVLKALREVDPEVLVIIITGYGTVESAVEALKMGAYDYIKKPFKADAIRLIVRLALETQNLRREVRHLKRGGQEKGLPGADMVGASEALLQVYRQVREVAKHETATVLISGESGTGKELVARGIHNLSPRKDRPFIEINCGSLPFNLLETELFGHERGAFTDAKSRKLGLFEEANGGTIFLDEIGEMDMNLQVKLLRVLEDRKIRRLGGARSIDIDVRVVAATNRNLKRAIEEKTFREDLYYRLNVFPIHVPPLRERRDDIPPLLDYFLKRFSRDFNKRIREVSRDALDLLLRYHWPGNVRELRNVVERICIMTNEEVIRPELLPGEIFGSTPQKSSPFAYEIPPEGILLEEMIGEIEKELIGKALKITGGNIAKTARLLNVPRGTLRYKVEKYGLEGNN
- a CDS encoding SLC13 family permease, which gives rise to MLMTMWNRLWYWHDETRGLLLFSPLALLKGIGRRNLQFKSRQEGHEEEIDLADEMDEAPAEHIQRISTGPGGVQEEEPRAYTGRQKIGLWLGPLLFLAMLLLPTPAGMTVEGQRMAAVALLMATWWMCESMPIPATSLLPIALFPLLGITSTQQATAPYANHLIFLFMGGFIIALAMQRWELHRRIAMNIVKVVGFSPGRLIFGFMAATAVLSAFVSNTATAVMMMPIGLAIINHVIEEGKKEGLDREIDFSPEKFAFGLNLMLGIAYAASIGGVATLIGTPPNTVLAGYLQKTYGYEITFARWLLVGVPLVLILLPLCWLWLTRVANPMKLKKVPGGRELIAAELKAMGRMGPGERWTALIFGLTALAWIFRGQLSFLFPNPKLVTDAAIGMTGALLLFLIPVNLKKNQFVMDWHWAAKMPWGVLILFGGGLALAGGFKETRLAEWIGGQVSLLEHAPVLVLVIAVTTLIIFLTELTSNTATAAMVMPILSAVAIGLGQNPLLLVVPAAIAASCAFMLPVATPPNAIVFGSGYVTIPQMVKSGFGLNIIGVILTVALTYALVIPVFDVVLDLLPAWATLPR
- the hypF gene encoding carbamoyltransferase HypF, with product MERAMQRQRITIEGIVQGVGFRPFVFQIARKWGISGWVRNDSRGVTVEAEGPLPKLAGFLWSLRSDIPPLAAISRFELAEIPATGERGFAILASAAGADLGAQIAPDSTVCPDCLAELLDPADRRYRYPFINCTNCGPRYSIVTGVPYDRPRTTMAAFTMCRDCRAEYDDPASRRFHAQPNACPECGPRLQLLDTSGNRLTGDPLAMTVELLRAGRIVAIKGLGGYHLAVDAGNDGAVAALRRRKARDEKPFALMSASSSAVLDYAEADDAELRLLAGPERPIVLLRQKPGHDIAPQVAPHNRYFGVMLAYTPLHHLLLASFPALVMTSANRSDEPIVYRDGEAGERLETIADAILGHDREIETRCDDSIARIMAGQAVLLRRSRGYVPRSIFLPRSQPPLLALGAELKSTICLTQEDRAFLSQHIGDLQHEEVQDSFAATIDHLQQMLGVTPQLVAHDLHPDYWSTRFAEAQPLPRLAVQHHHAHLVSCLAEHGVEEETIGVIFDGIGYGSDGRIWGGEFLVGNAEGFRRVGHFRELAMPGGDAATREPLRMALSLLYQAYGRELPDLPLLKRIPAAELPLYLQMIEQGLNAPLTSSCGRLFDGVAALAGIRDRVSYEGQAALELEMAAVPGAVEGYPYDVREEEGRLIFDPAALTRGIVADLQAGVAAGVISSRFHTTLAWMVAEVCALLRNASGLERVALSGGVFQNRLLTETLVPLLRRAGFNVLCHRLVPPNDGGLALGQAVIAGAHLRRLAP